The stretch of DNA CGTCCCTGCTGTGGACCATGCTGCTCCTGGTTCCCGTGCTCTACGTCAACCAGGAAATGGTGCTGCGCCTGGGCGCCGTCACTGGCGTGGGCCATGCCCGCCTGATCTTCGAGCGCTTCGGCAAGTTCTGGGGCGCCTTCAGCGTGGTGGACTTGTTCCTGCTCAATGCCCTGACCATCGTGACCGAGTTCATCGGCATCGTCTTCGTGCTCGACTACTTCGGGATCTCCAAGATCCTGGGCGTCTGCATCGCCGGCGTCCTGACGATGGCCGCGGTGAGCACCGGCAGTTTCCGGCGGTTCGAGCGCTTCGCGATCCTGCTTTGCCTGGGCAGCCTGCTGCTGGTACCGGTCCTGGTGACCATTCATCCGCCGGTCAGCCAGATCGCCCGCGATTTCTTCATTCCCAACTGGCCCAGGCAAGGCAAGCTTTCCGACGTCATGCTGCTGGTCATCGCCATCGTCGGTACCACCGTGGCACCCTGGCAGCTGTTCTTCCAGCAAAGCTACATCATCGATAAGCGCATCACGCCGCGCTTCATGAAATACGAGAAAGCGGACCTGTGGATCGGCATCGCCTTCGTGGTGATCGGCGCAGTGGCCATGATCGCCTTCTGCGCGCAACTGTATGCCGGCACGCCGCAGGCCGGTCATTTCACCGATGCCGGCGGGGTGATCGCCGGCCTGGACAAGTATGCGGGCCACACCGCGGCCACGCTGTTCGCAATCGCCCTGTTCGACGCCGCCATCATCGGCGCGGCGGCCGTATCGCTGTCCACGGCCTATGCGATCGGCGACGTGTTCAAGATTCGCCACTCCCTGCACCGCGGCGTCACCGATGCCAAGGGCTTTTATCTGGTCTATGTCTTGTTGATTGCCGCGGCGGGCGCCCTGGTGGTGTGTTCGAGCGACGCCTTCCTCGGCTATCTGACCAATGCCGTGCAGGCTCTGGCAGGCGTGCTGCTGCCCAGCGCGACGGTGTTCCTGCTGCTGCTTTGCAATGACAAAGCGGTGCTCGGCCCCTGGAGCAACGGCAGGAAGCTGAACCTGTTCACCGGCGCGGTCGTCTGGGTGCTGGTCATGCTCTCGGTCATCCTGACCATGGCGACGGTGCTTCCGGATCTGAGCGGCGCGGCGATTCTGGAAATTCTCGGCGGCGGCACGACCCTGGGCATCGCCGGATATCTCCTGACCAGGCTGGTCCTGCCGCCGCGCAAGCCGAAGGACAGCGCAAGTGACCCTGCGGCCCAGCCGCGGCAAGCCCAGAAAGCCGGCTGGCGCATGCCGGCCCTGGACCAGTTGCCCGCGCCGGAACTCTCGCTGCCCAACCGGGTCTGGATGGGCGTGCTGCGCGGCTATCTGGCGCTTGCCGTCATATTGATCGTGTACAAGATCATCGCCGCGGCCGTGATCACTTCCTAAGGCTTGGAAATAGGCGCCTGCCAGATAGCGCGAGATTTGGTCCGGCGGGCGCCCGGCATCCTGCTTGATCTACCGCTGTATCGCCGCCAGCGCCGCGGCCAATTCGATGGACGAAGTGCATGTCCACGCCATGACGGAGCCGAGCCG from Bordetella sp. FB-8 encodes:
- a CDS encoding NRAMP family divalent metal transporter, with the translated sequence MTYQNVSTIEAAEAAGAGAVIDSAHIGDIRGAFGTIAQHDTDPRTTWWARLRTLLAILGPGLIVMVGDNDAGAFGTYTQAGQNYGTSLLWTMLLLVPVLYVNQEMVLRLGAVTGVGHARLIFERFGKFWGAFSVVDLFLLNALTIVTEFIGIVFVLDYFGISKILGVCIAGVLTMAAVSTGSFRRFERFAILLCLGSLLLVPVLVTIHPPVSQIARDFFIPNWPRQGKLSDVMLLVIAIVGTTVAPWQLFFQQSYIIDKRITPRFMKYEKADLWIGIAFVVIGAVAMIAFCAQLYAGTPQAGHFTDAGGVIAGLDKYAGHTAATLFAIALFDAAIIGAAAVSLSTAYAIGDVFKIRHSLHRGVTDAKGFYLVYVLLIAAAGALVVCSSDAFLGYLTNAVQALAGVLLPSATVFLLLLCNDKAVLGPWSNGRKLNLFTGAVVWVLVMLSVILTMATVLPDLSGAAILEILGGGTTLGIAGYLLTRLVLPPRKPKDSASDPAAQPRQAQKAGWRMPALDQLPAPELSLPNRVWMGVLRGYLALAVILIVYKIIAAAVITS